Genomic window (Saccharothrix australiensis):
CCCGGTGCCCGACACCGCCGCCGCCCTGGCGTGGTTCGCCGCCGAGCACCCCCACCTGCTCGCCGCCCAGCGCACCGCCGCCGCCCACGACTGGCACCCCACCGTCTGGCACCTGGCCTGGACCACCAGCGGCTACCACGTCGGACGCGGACACCGCCACGACGAACTCGCCGTCTGGCAGACCGCGCTGGACTCCGCGCCGCACCTGCCCGACGCCACCAACCGCATCCTCTACGCCCACCGCAACCTCGGCCGCGCCCACGCCCGGCTCGGCCGGTACGACCACGCCATCGACCACCTGCACCGCGCGCTGCGCCTCACCGAGGAGCACCACGACATCACCCAGCAGGCCCACACCCACCAGGCCATCGCCCTGATCTGGGAACACCAACAGGACTTCCGGCAGGCACTGCACCACAGCACCCGCGCCCTGGAACTGTTCCGCACCGTCGACGAACCCGTCTGGCACGCCAACGCCCTCAACTCCGTCGGCTGGTTCGCCGCCCGCCTCGGCGACCACGACACCGCCCGCGACCACTGCCGCCAGGCCCTCACCCTCCTGCGCCGACACCACTTCCCCGAAGCCGAGGCCAACGTCCTGGACAGCCTCGGCTACATCGACCACCACACCGGCCACCACCACCAGGCCGTCGAGCACTACCAGCAAGCCCTCGCCCTCTACCGCGACCTCGGCAGCACCGACCTGGCCGCCGACATGCTCGACCACCTCGGCCACCCCCACACCGCCCTCGGCCAACACCACCAGGCCCGCACCGCCTGGACCGAAGCCCTCACCCTCTACCGGCAACAAGGCCGCCACGACGACGCCGCCCGCGTCCAACGACAACTCGACGCCCTGGACCGACCGACGCCCACCGACACCGACCCCGGCACCGGCGCTGACACCGGCACTGACACCGGCACCGGCTCCTGAGCCGGCACGTCGACGGGCCCGGCTCGGCCGGCGTCCGACAGCCCCAGCACCGCGAACCCGCGAGCGGGCAGCGACACCGCGTGCGACGAGCCGGTGATGGGCGTCGCCGGACCACCGCCGAGCAGGTCGACCGGCGTCTGCGCCGCGATGCCCGACCCGGTGAGGTCGACCGTGACCCGCTGCGGCGTCGCCTGGTGGTTCAGCACGACGAGCGCCCGGTTCGAGCCGTCGCGGCTGGTGCACGCGAAGGCGTGGAACCGCTGGTCGCCGTCGGTGGGCAGGCGGACCCGCGAGCCGGAGGGGGCCGGCGCCCGACCCCCTCGGTCGTCCACCCGTCCCCCGCCGGTCTCCCCGACCCGCGGCGCGAGCGCGGCGGGGGGCGAAGCACCCGGCCGGCCGCGACCCACCTCGGCCATTCCGGTCGACGAACCCGATCACCCTCACCGCCGAACGTGGCCTCTTCCGAGCGCCGCCCGGCTCGGCGGTCCCGTGCGCGAGGCTGCCCCGACCCGGTGAACCGGCCCCGCCGGCGGGCGCGCGGGACGTGCTCCGAGTGGCGGTGGTGCGGCGGACCGGTTGGTATCTCCTGGCACGGGTACACACCGCGGGGTACGCCCGGGCACGCGAGGTGAAGGGGGTTCATGTGGCCGCGTTGGGGCTCGTGCTGGCGGAGACCTCGGGGAACCTGTTCCCGGCCCGCACGCAGATGGCGTTGTCTCTGGGCTGGCACATCGTCTTCGCCTGCTTCGGCATCGCGTTCCCGGCGATCGTGGTGTTCACCGAGTGGCGCGGGCACCGCCGGGGCGATCCCGTGCTCACCGGGTTGGCCCACACCTGGGCCAAGGCGATGGGCGTGCTGTTCGCCGCCGGCGCGGTGTCGGGGACGCTGCTGTCGTTCGAGATGGGCATCCTGTGGCCCGGCCTGATGGACCGGTTCGGCCAGGTGTTCGGCTTCCCGTTCGTGCTGGAGGGCTTCGCGTTCTTCGTCGAGGCCATCTTCGTGGGCGTGTACCTGTTCGGCTGGAACCGGCTCTCGCCGCGTGCGCACATGCTCAGCGCACTGCCGATGGTGGCGGCCGGCATCGCGGGCGCGTTCTTCGTCGTCTCCGCCAACGCCTGGATGAACAACCCCACCGGGTTCGCGCTCGACGCCGACGGCGACGTGGTCGACGCCCGGCCGTGGGCCGCGATGTTCGGGCCCTCGACGTGGCCGCAGTTCGTCCACATGTGGCTGGCGGCGTTCATGGTGACCGGTTTCCTGATCGCCTCGGTCTACGCGGTCGGGATGCTGCGCGGCCGGCGCGACCGGCATCACCGGCTCGGCCTGCTCATCCCGCTCACCGTCGCCGCGATCGCCACCCCGGTGCAGATCGGGGTGGGCGACTGGATCGCCAACGCGGTAGCGGACAACCAGCCGGCGAAGCTGGCCGCGATGGAGGGCCAGTACGAGACCACGGCGGGCGCGGGGCTGTCGTTCGGCGGCGTCTACCGCGACGACGCGCTGCACTACGCGCTGGAGATCCCCTACGGGCTGTCGCTGCTGATCCACCACGACCCGGACGGTGTGGTGCCGGGGCTGGAGGAGGTGCCCGCCGACGAACGGCCGCCGGTCAACGTCGTGCACCTGGCCTACAACGCGATGGTCGGCATCGGCACGGCGCTGTTGCTGCTCGCCGCCTGGTTCGGGCTCGTGTGGTGGCGTCGGCGGCGGCTGCCGGGCACCGACTGGTTCCTGCGGGCCGTGGCCGTCTCGGGCGTGGGCGCGGTCGTGGCGATGGAGGCCGGGTGGGTCACCACCGA
Coding sequences:
- a CDS encoding cytochrome ubiquinol oxidase subunit I, which produces MAALGLVLAETSGNLFPARTQMALSLGWHIVFACFGIAFPAIVVFTEWRGHRRGDPVLTGLAHTWAKAMGVLFAAGAVSGTLLSFEMGILWPGLMDRFGQVFGFPFVLEGFAFFVEAIFVGVYLFGWNRLSPRAHMLSALPMVAAGIAGAFFVVSANAWMNNPTGFALDADGDVVDARPWAAMFGPSTWPQFVHMWLAAFMVTGFLIASVYAVGMLRGRRDRHHRLGLLIPLTVAAIATPVQIGVGDWIANAVADNQPAKLAAMEGQYETTAGAGLSFGGVYRDDALHYALEIPYGLSLLIHHDPDGVVPGLEEVPADERPPVNVVHLAYNAMVGIGTALLLLAAWFGLVWWRRRRLPGTDWFLRAVAVSGVGAVVAMEAGWVTTEVGRQPWIVYGLMRTADAVSPAPGLGWGLVAVLAVYAVLTAFTVVVLRRLARGRDTLAPQEGGVSR